One genomic window of Conger conger chromosome 9, fConCon1.1, whole genome shotgun sequence includes the following:
- the LOC133136274 gene encoding lactose-binding lectin l-2-like produces MAIFTLPAFLVVAVLSSMTLGYPEISLGAEIGLCLSPCPEGWFYNDERCFQLIPDKKTWLDAELNCLRLGGNLASERSQADHEFLKKLNGNDEPFWIGLSDIHKEGTWLWSDGTSASSERDFLKWNRGQPNNAGQEHCVHSNFRDQKDWNDFDCEGTFPSICTLRFYK; encoded by the exons ATGGCCATCTTCACATTGCCAGCATTCCTCGTTGTTGCTGTTCTCTCTAGCATGACTTTGGGTTA CCCTGAGATATCTCTAGGGGCTGAGATAGGCTTGTGTCTGAGTCCCTGCCCTGAAGGCTGGTTCTACAATGATGAACGCTGCTTCCAGCTCATTCCTGATAAGAAGACATGGCTTGACGCTGAG CTAAACTGTTTGAGGCTTGGAGGAAACCTGGCCTCAGAGCGTAGTCAAGCTGATCATGAGTTTCTGAAGAAGCTCAATGGCAATGATGAGCCATTCTGGATCGGATTGTCAGACATTCACAAG GAGGGCACATGGCTATGGTCCGATGGTACAAGTGCAAGTTCTGAAAGGGACTTTTTAAAGTGGAATCGtggacagcccaacaatgcggGCCAAGAGCACTGCGTGCACTCAAACTTCAGAG ACCAAAAAGACTGGAACGATTTTGACTGTGAAGGTACATTTCCATCCATCTGTACCTTGCGATTCTATAAGTGA